The following proteins are co-located in the uncultured Tolumonas sp. genome:
- the trpA gene encoding tryptophan synthase subunit alpha: protein MSRYSALFKRLDAANQGAFVPFVAIGDPTPELSEQIIEALIAGGADALELAIPFSDPVADGPTIQDAATRALKAHTTPAICFDILARIRAKYPDLPIGLLLYANLVYTHTPEDFYQKAKAAGVDSVLIADVPVEMSAPFKAAADKFGVESIYIAPPNADDATLQRVAELSSGYTYLLSRAGVTGTETRAQMPVDHLLKALKEFGAPPALLGFGISEPEQVKAAIAAGAAGAISGSAVVKIIEQNLAEPAVMLEKLTTFVKSMKAATLR from the coding sequence ATGAGTCGTTATTCTGCATTGTTTAAACGTCTGGATGCGGCCAATCAGGGTGCGTTCGTGCCTTTCGTGGCGATTGGCGACCCGACACCAGAACTGTCTGAACAGATCATTGAGGCCCTGATCGCCGGCGGTGCCGATGCACTGGAATTGGCGATCCCGTTCTCTGATCCGGTGGCTGATGGCCCAACTATTCAGGATGCCGCCACTCGCGCCCTGAAAGCACATACTACTCCGGCGATCTGTTTTGATATTCTGGCACGCATTCGCGCTAAATACCCAGATCTGCCAATTGGCCTGTTGCTGTATGCCAATCTGGTTTATACCCATACACCAGAAGATTTTTACCAAAAAGCCAAAGCGGCTGGCGTAGATTCCGTATTAATCGCGGATGTACCGGTCGAAATGTCAGCACCGTTCAAAGCGGCAGCGGATAAATTCGGGGTGGAAAGCATCTATATTGCACCGCCGAATGCTGATGACGCCACACTGCAACGTGTTGCTGAACTGAGTTCCGGTTATACCTATCTGCTAAGCCGCGCGGGTGTCACGGGCACTGAAACCCGAGCGCAAATGCCAGTCGATCATCTGTTGAAAGCACTAAAAGAGTTTGGTGCGCCACCAGCCCTGTTAGGTTTCGGGATCAGTGAGCCAGAACAAGTAAAAGCAGCTATCGCCGCGGGTGCTGCTGGCGCGATTTCGGGTTCTGCGGTGGTGAAAATCATCGAGCAAAATCTGGCGGAACCTGCCGTGATGCTGGAAAAATTAACCACATTTGTGAAGAGCATGAAAGCGGCGACACTGCGTTAA
- a CDS encoding aminodeoxychorismate/anthranilate synthase component II, giving the protein MANTIFLLDNFDSFTYNLVDQFRSLGHSVKIYRNNLPAQQIFDQIMASSDNPVLVLSPGPGAPHEAGCMIELIGLCRGKVPIIGICLGHQAICEYYGGTVGSAGEFVHGKVSKIEHSGKDMFAGMSQPLPVARYHSLVATYVPDDLEVIARFGEMPMAVLHRADRVMGFQFHPESIMTTEGAQLLTQSLAFITATDKEV; this is encoded by the coding sequence ATGGCTAACACTATTTTCCTGTTAGATAACTTCGACTCTTTTACTTATAACTTGGTCGATCAGTTTCGCAGCCTTGGGCACAGCGTGAAGATTTATCGTAACAATCTGCCAGCCCAGCAGATCTTCGATCAGATCATGGCTAGTTCCGATAATCCGGTGCTGGTGCTCTCCCCTGGCCCCGGTGCACCGCACGAAGCCGGTTGTATGATTGAACTGATCGGTTTATGCCGTGGTAAAGTGCCGATCATTGGCATCTGCCTTGGTCATCAGGCGATCTGCGAATATTACGGCGGCACCGTAGGCTCTGCCGGCGAGTTCGTTCATGGTAAAGTATCGAAAATCGAACATAGTGGTAAAGATATGTTCGCAGGAATGAGTCAGCCACTACCGGTCGCCCGTTACCATTCACTGGTCGCGACCTATGTGCCGGATGACTTGGAAGTCATTGCTCGTTTCGGCGAAATGCCGATGGCCGTATTACACCGCGCCGATCGCGTGATGGGCTTCCAGTTCCACCCTGAGTCGATCATGACGACAGAAGGTGCGCAACTGCTGACACAGAGTCTGGCCTTTATCACTGCCACAGACAAGGAGGTCTGA
- a CDS encoding YciI family protein, with the protein MWYVIIAEDIENSLPLRKEHRPAHLARLQALQAEGRVLTAGPNPAIDADDPGEAGFSGSVMIVDFPSLTEAKAWADADPFVAAGVYGKVTVKPYKQTI; encoded by the coding sequence ATGTGGTACGTCATCATCGCAGAAGATATTGAAAACAGCCTGCCATTACGTAAAGAACACCGCCCAGCTCATCTGGCGCGCTTACAAGCATTGCAAGCCGAAGGCCGTGTGCTGACAGCGGGCCCAAACCCTGCAATTGATGCTGATGATCCGGGCGAAGCCGGCTTCAGCGGCAGCGTGATGATTGTGGATTTTCCGTCATTGACCGAAGCTAAAGCATGGGCGGATGCTGATCCGTTCGTTGCAGCTGGCGTCTATGGCAAAGTAACGGTCAAACCGTATAAACAAACCATCTGA
- the galU gene encoding UTP--glucose-1-phosphate uridylyltransferase GalU — translation MSTTQFAVRKAILPVAGLGTRMLPATKAIPKEMLPVVDRPLIEYVVREAIAAGIKEIVLVTHSSKNSIENHFDKSFELEATLEKRVKRQLLAEIQNICPKDVTIMHIRQGEAKGLGHAILCAHPLVGDQPFVVLLPDVLIDDASCDLKTDNLSDMVKQFGETGVSQIMVEPVAKETVDQYGIADVNGETLTAGASLPIRQIVEKPAVDKAPSNLAVVGRYVLSADIWPLLEKTPLGAGDEIQLTDAIAMLMDKQPVNAYLMKGKSHDCGSKLGYMKANVEYALRHKSLKNDFKAYLKELIKTLD, via the coding sequence ATGAGCACCACCCAATTTGCAGTTCGTAAAGCGATATTACCAGTAGCGGGTCTGGGTACCCGTATGTTGCCAGCCACTAAAGCGATCCCAAAAGAAATGCTGCCGGTGGTTGACCGTCCACTGATTGAATATGTGGTGCGTGAAGCAATTGCAGCTGGTATTAAAGAAATCGTGCTGGTCACACATTCCAGTAAAAACTCTATCGAAAACCATTTCGATAAAAGTTTTGAATTAGAAGCGACGCTGGAAAAGCGTGTTAAGCGTCAGTTGCTGGCTGAAATTCAAAATATCTGCCCGAAAGATGTCACCATCATGCACATCCGTCAGGGCGAAGCCAAAGGCTTGGGCCATGCCATTTTGTGTGCGCACCCACTGGTTGGCGACCAACCATTTGTGGTGTTGCTGCCTGACGTGCTGATTGACGATGCTTCTTGCGATCTGAAAACAGATAACCTGTCTGACATGGTGAAGCAATTTGGTGAAACCGGCGTCAGCCAGATCATGGTTGAACCTGTCGCCAAAGAAACCGTCGATCAGTATGGTATTGCCGATGTCAATGGTGAAACCCTGACCGCTGGAGCTTCACTGCCAATTCGTCAAATCGTTGAAAAACCAGCGGTTGATAAAGCACCGTCCAATCTGGCTGTCGTGGGCCGTTACGTTCTGTCTGCTGACATCTGGCCATTGCTGGAAAAAACGCCGCTTGGTGCGGGCGATGAAATTCAACTGACCGATGCTATTGCGATGCTGATGGATAAACAGCCGGTGAATGCTTATCTGATGAAAGGTAAGAGCCATGACTGCGGCAGCAAATTAGGATATATGAAAGCCAATGTGGAATATGCGCTGCGTCATAAATCACTGAAAAATGATTTCAAAGCTTACCTGAAAGAATTAATTAAAACGCTCGATTAA
- the trpCF gene encoding bifunctional indole-3-glycerol-phosphate synthase TrpC/phosphoribosylanthranilate isomerase TrpF, with amino-acid sequence MLFNQALASTVLGKIVADKEIWIAARKVSQPLETFQATLTPSDRDFVGGLRGKTAFILECKKASPSKGLIRNDFSPSAIAKVYGKYASAISVLTDEKYFQGDFAFLPQVRKEVSVPVLCKDFIIDPYQIYLARHHQADAVLLMLSVLNDEQYRELAAVAKSLNMGVLTEAISEDEINRAIELGAEVIGINNRDLRDLKIDLNRTRELAPLVPKDRVVICESGIYHHAQVKDLAHYANGFLVGSSLMEEADLDMACRKLILGQNKVCGLTRAEDAQTAYAAGAVFGGLIFVEGSPRNVSIAQARAITEAAPLNFVGVFRNASKETIQSVVETLDLTAVQLHGDETESFIKKLRPLIPGCQIWKAIAVTDSLPELNYSADRLLLDSKVGNQSGGTGHAFDWSLLADLPKEKLMLAGGINPDNIAAAVKVGCLGLDLNSGVESAPGIKDADKIQRAFVALRNY; translated from the coding sequence ATGTTGTTTAATCAGGCACTCGCCTCCACCGTGCTGGGTAAAATTGTTGCAGACAAAGAGATTTGGATTGCCGCACGGAAGGTCAGCCAGCCATTGGAAACCTTCCAAGCCACACTAACACCGAGTGATCGTGACTTCGTCGGTGGCTTACGTGGTAAAACTGCGTTTATTCTGGAATGCAAAAAAGCATCACCTTCCAAAGGGCTGATCCGCAATGATTTTTCACCTTCCGCAATCGCGAAAGTATATGGCAAATATGCCTCTGCGATTTCGGTGTTAACCGATGAAAAATATTTCCAGGGCGATTTTGCTTTCCTGCCGCAAGTACGCAAAGAAGTTTCAGTACCGGTGCTGTGTAAAGATTTCATCATCGATCCGTATCAGATCTATCTGGCTCGTCATCATCAGGCTGATGCTGTATTGCTGATGTTATCGGTACTGAATGACGAGCAATACCGAGAGCTGGCTGCCGTTGCCAAATCATTAAACATGGGTGTCCTAACCGAAGCGATTAGTGAGGATGAGATCAACCGAGCTATCGAATTGGGCGCCGAAGTGATTGGTATCAACAATCGCGATCTGCGTGATCTGAAAATCGATCTCAATCGCACCCGCGAACTGGCGCCACTGGTGCCGAAAGATCGTGTCGTGATCTGTGAATCCGGTATTTATCATCATGCTCAGGTCAAAGATCTGGCGCACTATGCTAACGGCTTTCTGGTCGGCAGCTCACTGATGGAAGAAGCCGATCTCGATATGGCGTGCCGCAAGTTGATTCTGGGGCAAAACAAAGTCTGTGGCCTGACTCGAGCCGAAGATGCCCAAACCGCTTATGCCGCAGGAGCGGTGTTTGGTGGTTTGATCTTTGTGGAAGGCAGCCCACGAAATGTTTCCATCGCACAGGCTCGCGCCATTACAGAAGCCGCACCGCTGAACTTTGTTGGTGTGTTCCGCAATGCCAGCAAAGAAACTATTCAGTCAGTAGTTGAAACTTTAGATTTAACCGCCGTGCAGCTCCACGGGGACGAAACGGAAAGCTTTATCAAAAAATTGCGACCACTCATCCCCGGCTGTCAGATCTGGAAAGCAATTGCCGTCACCGATTCACTACCAGAGCTGAATTACAGCGCCGATCGCCTGTTACTTGATAGCAAAGTGGGCAATCAATCTGGCGGTACTGGTCATGCGTTCGACTGGTCACTGCTGGCCGATTTACCGAAAGAAAAACTGATGCTGGCCGGTGGCATTAATCCGGACAACATTGCCGCTGCGGTCAAAGTTGGCTGCCTCGGCCTTGATCTGAATTCCGGCGTCGAAAGTGCGCCCGGCATCAAAGATGCCGACAAAATCCAGCGTGCCTTTGTAGCACTGCGTAACTACTGA
- the cysQ gene encoding 3'(2'),5'-bisphosphate nucleotidase CysQ, whose protein sequence is MLNDELIVAVLQIVKDAGQAILSVYDEPVELTVKADESPLTQADKASHQLIEQQLQLLTPEWQVVSEESDDVVKAKRTTLPIYWLVDPLDGTKEFIKRNGEFTVNIALIVDGIAVFGAVGVPVQKKLYWGGKTYGCWLEDETGVHALSGTTKSDNAPLRVVGSRSHVNAETAEYLEKLGAHELVSVGSSLKFCLLAEGKADLYPRLGPTCEWDTAAAQAVLEGAGGKVETLAGQPLRYSKADILNPWFVASI, encoded by the coding sequence ATGTTGAATGATGAATTAATTGTTGCGGTATTACAGATCGTGAAAGACGCCGGACAAGCGATCTTGTCTGTCTATGATGAACCGGTCGAACTGACAGTTAAAGCGGATGAATCACCCTTAACGCAGGCGGATAAAGCATCGCATCAATTGATTGAACAACAACTTCAGCTGCTGACACCTGAGTGGCAAGTGGTCTCGGAAGAATCGGATGATGTTGTGAAGGCAAAACGCACGACATTGCCGATCTATTGGCTGGTTGATCCGCTAGATGGCACCAAAGAATTCATTAAACGCAACGGCGAGTTTACCGTCAATATTGCACTGATTGTTGATGGCATTGCGGTATTTGGCGCTGTGGGCGTACCGGTGCAGAAAAAATTGTATTGGGGCGGTAAAACGTATGGTTGCTGGCTGGAAGATGAAACTGGAGTTCATGCTTTATCTGGAACCACTAAATCAGACAATGCGCCGTTACGTGTTGTAGGCAGTCGTTCACATGTGAATGCAGAAACCGCTGAATACCTCGAAAAACTGGGCGCACATGAGCTGGTGTCAGTGGGCAGTTCGCTGAAGTTTTGTTTACTGGCGGAAGGCAAAGCCGATTTGTATCCACGTTTAGGCCCGACTTGTGAGTGGGATACGGCCGCCGCGCAGGCGGTATTGGAAGGTGCGGGTGGTAAAGTGGAAACGCTGGCAGGGCAACCGCTGCGTTACAGCAAAGCAGATATTCTGAACCCGTGGTTTGTCGCTTCTATCTGA
- the trpB gene encoding tryptophan synthase subunit beta codes for MTLLDPFFGEFGGMYSPQILMPVLLELEKAFVDAKDDPEFQAEFQHLLKEYAGRPTPLTLCRNLTKGTKTKLYLKREDLLHGGAHKTNQVLGQALLAKRMGKTRIIAETGAGQHGVATALACALLNLPCRIYMGAVDCERQKPNVFRMRLMGAEVIPVHAGSSTLKDACNEAMRDWTANYKDTHYILGTAAGPHPFPTIVREFQRMIGEEAKAQILEAEGRLPDAVVACVGGGSNAIGMFATFIEEEGVRLIGVEPAGHGIESGKHGAPIGHAPKGIYLGMVSYLMQDKDGQVEESHSISAGLDFPSVGPQHAYLSSIGRAQYPSITDTEALEAFQELSRHEGIIPALESSHALAHALKMARSEPEKEQILIVNLSGRGDKDIFTVADALEGKGALL; via the coding sequence ATGACTTTACTTGACCCATTTTTTGGTGAATTTGGCGGGATGTACTCCCCTCAAATTCTGATGCCAGTGCTGCTGGAGCTGGAAAAAGCGTTTGTTGATGCCAAGGATGACCCGGAATTTCAGGCTGAATTTCAGCATCTGCTGAAAGAGTATGCCGGTCGCCCAACGCCACTGACACTGTGTCGTAATCTGACCAAAGGCACCAAAACCAAACTCTATCTGAAACGTGAAGATCTGCTGCACGGTGGCGCACACAAAACCAATCAGGTATTAGGGCAAGCCTTGCTGGCCAAACGCATGGGCAAAACCCGCATCATCGCCGAAACCGGCGCCGGTCAGCACGGTGTCGCGACTGCACTGGCGTGTGCACTGCTCAATCTGCCTTGCCGCATCTACATGGGTGCTGTTGACTGCGAACGCCAAAAACCCAACGTGTTCCGTATGCGTTTGATGGGTGCGGAAGTTATTCCGGTACACGCCGGTTCTTCCACACTGAAAGATGCGTGTAACGAAGCGATGCGCGACTGGACTGCTAACTATAAAGATACGCACTACATCCTGGGTACGGCCGCAGGCCCACACCCATTCCCAACGATTGTGCGTGAATTCCAACGCATGATCGGTGAAGAAGCCAAAGCACAAATTCTGGAAGCGGAAGGTCGTCTGCCAGACGCCGTCGTCGCCTGTGTTGGTGGTGGTTCTAACGCGATTGGTATGTTCGCAACCTTCATTGAAGAAGAAGGTGTCCGCCTGATTGGGGTGGAACCAGCCGGTCACGGTATTGAGTCTGGCAAACACGGCGCACCGATTGGCCATGCACCTAAGGGCATTTATCTGGGCATGGTCTCGTACCTGATGCAAGATAAAGATGGACAAGTAGAAGAATCGCACTCGATTTCTGCCGGTCTCGACTTTCCCTCTGTCGGCCCACAACATGCTTACCTTTCATCCATCGGTCGAGCGCAATACCCATCCATCACCGATACAGAAGCACTGGAAGCCTTCCAAGAGCTCTCTCGCCATGAAGGGATCATTCCGGCACTGGAATCATCCCACGCGCTGGCCCATGCGCTGAAAATGGCACGTTCTGAGCCGGAAAAAGAACAGATCCTGATCGTCAACTTATCCGGTCGTGGCGATAAAGATATTTTTACTGTAGCTGATGCACTGGAAGGCAAAGGAGCGCTGTTATGA
- a CDS encoding PHP domain-containing protein gives MRIDLHSHSTCSDGHLSPAELVARAVEKGVNVLALTDHDTVDGIALAQAAIDADALPLHLLSGVEISCTWDAIEVHVVGLQVDTQSPALLALLESQSQARTARGVEIGHRLEKNKLPGCYEGAVALANGGMLTRSHFAHYLVEQKHCKTMQNAFDRYLSRGARAYVPHHWASIEEVVTAIHAAGGVAVLAHPGRYKLSTKWLKRLLVLFKEAGGDAIEVSLCQQSPHERSTLGQYCRDYGFMASVGSDFHTPLPWVELGKNLWLPKDVTPVWHVFSAFPDVPQGEEL, from the coding sequence ATGCGAATAGATTTACACAGTCACTCCACCTGTTCGGATGGCCATTTATCGCCGGCAGAGCTGGTTGCTCGTGCAGTTGAAAAAGGCGTGAATGTTCTGGCGTTGACCGATCACGATACGGTAGACGGTATTGCGCTCGCGCAGGCGGCGATTGATGCCGATGCGTTACCCTTACATTTACTCTCTGGTGTGGAAATATCTTGCACCTGGGATGCCATCGAAGTGCATGTGGTGGGTTTGCAGGTTGATACCCAAAGCCCGGCATTGTTAGCGTTGCTCGAGAGTCAGTCACAGGCTCGTACAGCCCGCGGTGTCGAGATAGGGCATCGTCTGGAAAAAAATAAGCTCCCCGGTTGTTATGAGGGGGCGGTGGCGCTGGCAAACGGCGGCATGTTGACGCGTTCGCATTTTGCCCACTATCTGGTTGAACAAAAACATTGTAAAACCATGCAGAATGCCTTTGACCGCTATCTGTCGCGGGGCGCGCGGGCTTATGTGCCACATCACTGGGCCAGCATTGAAGAGGTAGTAACGGCTATTCATGCCGCTGGTGGTGTTGCCGTGTTAGCGCATCCTGGCCGTTATAAACTTTCTACTAAGTGGCTGAAACGTCTTCTGGTATTATTTAAAGAAGCTGGTGGCGATGCCATCGAAGTGAGTTTATGTCAGCAAAGTCCGCATGAGCGGTCAACGCTGGGTCAGTATTGCCGCGATTACGGATTTATGGCATCGGTTGGCTCAGATTTTCATACACCGCTACCTTGGGTTGAGTTAGGTAAAAACTTGTGGCTCCCCAAGGATGTGACGCCCGTCTGGCATGTTTTTTCTGCATTTCCTGACGTCCCGCAAGGGGAGGAATTATGA
- a CDS encoding ComEA family DNA-binding protein: MFKKAIFTLLLSALPFAANTALAAENQVAAFSSTTVNIGEQTSIDLNTAPVEQLMTLKGIGKKKAQAIITYREKHHGFQRIEELEQVKGIGPKLLSSNLARLSINNIVQPTNFSAETQMQLNRNPYMTPE; encoded by the coding sequence ATGTTTAAAAAAGCTATTTTTACCTTACTGCTTTCAGCTTTACCATTCGCGGCAAACACTGCACTGGCTGCAGAAAATCAAGTTGCAGCATTCAGTAGCACCACGGTCAATATTGGCGAACAAACATCAATCGATTTAAATACTGCGCCTGTGGAACAATTAATGACTCTCAAAGGGATAGGTAAAAAGAAAGCACAAGCAATCATAACTTACCGTGAAAAACATCATGGCTTTCAGCGCATCGAAGAACTTGAGCAAGTCAAAGGCATTGGCCCCAAACTACTCAGCAGTAATCTGGCTCGATTAAGCATCAATAACATAGTACAACCAACTAATTTTTCAGCAGAAACACAAATGCAATTGAACAGAAATCCTTATATGACACCGGAGTAA
- a CDS encoding anthranilate synthase component 1: MSPSLPTGQRLTLREKAHYVADPLELFTQLTEPADNSLLLESAEIDTKTGTQSMLLIDACVRMVCQGHTVTATALNSNGEAVLNLLASTLPDSVNKQREANQLQLVFPENTDIQDEDSRLKALSVLDSLRTLLTHSVDAEAVNLFLGGIFAYDLIANFERLPNVPDSDNTCPDFCFYVAETLIHIDHIHKTTHLQAALFGGESGAHELPRLQHRLASLKEYCNHFRASTVSKKETLPSQLNVDKSDKTYCADVEKLKGNIRKGDIFQVVPSRCFSLPCPQPLIAYRELKRTNPSPYMFYMNDQDFTLFGASPESAVKFEHKSRQVEMYPIAGTRRRGLNADGSINLDLDGRLELELRQDTKETAEHMMLVDLARNDIARISEPGSRYVKDLLKVDRYSHVMHLVSRVVGTLRHDLDALHAYQACMNMGTLTGAPKIRASELIREVEQKRRGSYGGAVGYLNSDGDMDTCIVIRSAFVKNGIAYVQAGAGVVFDSKPQAEADETRGKAAAVLNAIALAHGTTLAAITAQASQAAQMHKEAAHG, encoded by the coding sequence ATGAGCCCTTCTCTCCCAACCGGTCAACGTCTCACACTGCGTGAGAAAGCTCATTATGTCGCTGACCCATTAGAACTGTTTACCCAACTGACCGAACCAGCAGATAACAGCCTGCTGCTGGAATCAGCCGAGATCGATACTAAAACCGGCACACAGAGCATGTTATTAATTGATGCCTGTGTTCGAATGGTCTGCCAAGGCCACACCGTCACGGCCACCGCGCTGAACAGTAACGGCGAAGCCGTGCTGAATTTGTTGGCCTCTACGTTACCTGATAGCGTCAACAAGCAACGGGAAGCCAATCAGTTACAGCTGGTTTTCCCTGAAAACACCGATATTCAAGATGAAGACAGCCGCCTGAAAGCACTGTCCGTATTAGACAGCCTGCGCACGTTGCTGACCCACAGTGTCGATGCCGAAGCCGTTAATCTGTTCTTGGGCGGGATCTTTGCGTATGACTTAATTGCCAATTTTGAACGTTTGCCAAACGTGCCAGACAGCGACAATACCTGCCCGGACTTTTGTTTCTATGTCGCGGAAACGCTGATCCACATCGATCACATTCATAAAACTACCCATCTGCAGGCCGCTTTATTTGGCGGTGAATCAGGTGCTCATGAACTGCCTCGCCTGCAACATCGTCTGGCCAGCCTGAAAGAGTACTGCAACCATTTCCGCGCCAGCACCGTGTCCAAAAAAGAGACGCTGCCATCGCAGTTAAATGTCGATAAGAGCGATAAAACCTACTGTGCTGATGTTGAAAAGCTGAAAGGCAATATCCGTAAAGGCGATATCTTCCAAGTCGTGCCATCACGTTGTTTTAGCCTGCCATGCCCGCAACCGCTGATCGCTTACCGTGAACTGAAACGCACCAACCCAAGCCCTTATATGTTCTACATGAACGATCAGGATTTCACCCTGTTTGGTGCATCACCAGAAAGTGCCGTGAAATTCGAACATAAGAGCCGTCAGGTGGAAATGTACCCGATTGCCGGCACCCGTCGTCGCGGGCTGAATGCCGATGGCTCGATCAATCTGGATCTGGACGGCCGTTTAGAGCTGGAGCTGCGCCAAGATACCAAAGAGACAGCCGAACATATGATGCTGGTTGATCTGGCGCGTAACGACATTGCCCGTATCAGCGAACCCGGCAGCCGTTACGTCAAAGACCTGCTGAAAGTTGACCGCTACAGCCATGTCATGCACTTAGTGTCACGCGTCGTTGGCACGCTGCGTCATGATCTGGATGCCCTGCACGCTTATCAAGCTTGTATGAACATGGGCACACTGACGGGCGCGCCGAAAATCCGTGCATCGGAGCTGATCCGTGAAGTGGAACAAAAACGCCGTGGCAGCTACGGTGGTGCGGTCGGTTATCTGAATAGCGATGGCGATATGGATACCTGCATCGTGATCCGCTCAGCGTTTGTAAAAAATGGCATTGCGTATGTGCAAGCTGGCGCAGGCGTGGTGTTTGATTCCAAACCACAGGCCGAAGCCGATGAAACTCGCGGTAAAGCGGCAGCAGTATTAAATGCCATTGCACTGGCACACGGTACCACACTGGCTGCAATTACTGCCCAAGCCTCACAAGCAGCACAAATGCACAAGGAGGCCGCTCATGGCTAA
- the trpD gene encoding anthranilate phosphoribosyltransferase: protein MTVSLEGLYRGESLTSIESEQLFGEVLRGEMDPLVLSSLLTALKVKGESPSEIVGAAKALIAAAKPFPRPDYEFCDIVGTGGDGLHTINISTTAAIVGATCGIKVAKHGNRSVSSKTGSSDLLDKLGIKLDMSPETARHCLDEANICFLFAPQYHSGMRFAAPVRQALKTRTIFNVLGPLINPARPTYQLMGVYSEQLLEPIAETLRELGLQKGMVVYGSGLDEIAIHGETQVAEIHGEHIRYHTLTPADFGLKYYTLEAIRGGDPDENRQITENLLAGKGTDAQQAAIAINLAPLLVMGGKADDLKQGAELAIETLRSGDALDKVTQLATLSHKE from the coding sequence ATGACAGTTTCTCTGGAAGGGTTATACCGGGGTGAGTCACTCACCAGCATTGAAAGTGAACAACTGTTTGGTGAAGTCTTACGTGGCGAGATGGACCCGCTCGTGCTCTCTTCATTGTTGACCGCACTGAAAGTCAAAGGCGAAAGCCCGTCTGAAATCGTGGGTGCCGCCAAAGCGCTGATTGCGGCAGCCAAACCATTCCCACGTCCGGATTATGAGTTTTGCGATATTGTTGGTACCGGTGGCGATGGTTTGCATACCATTAATATCTCCACCACTGCCGCGATTGTTGGTGCCACCTGTGGCATTAAAGTCGCCAAACATGGCAACCGCAGCGTATCATCCAAAACCGGCTCCTCTGATTTGCTGGATAAGCTCGGTATCAAGCTGGATATGAGCCCGGAGACTGCGCGGCATTGTCTGGATGAAGCGAATATCTGTTTCCTGTTTGCACCGCAATATCACAGCGGGATGCGTTTCGCCGCTCCTGTTCGTCAGGCATTAAAAACCCGCACCATCTTTAATGTGCTCGGCCCATTGATCAACCCAGCCCGTCCAACGTATCAGCTCATGGGCGTCTATTCCGAGCAGTTGCTGGAACCGATCGCCGAAACCTTGCGTGAGCTGGGCTTACAAAAAGGCATGGTCGTTTATGGCAGTGGGCTGGATGAAATCGCGATCCATGGTGAAACGCAGGTGGCCGAAATTCATGGTGAACATATTCGTTACCACACGCTGACACCCGCCGATTTTGGCCTGAAATATTACACGCTGGAAGCCATTCGTGGTGGCGATCCAGATGAAAACCGCCAGATCACAGAAAACTTATTAGCCGGAAAAGGCACCGATGCCCAACAAGCGGCAATTGCCATCAATCTGGCTCCGTTGTTGGTTATGGGCGGTAAAGCTGATGACCTGAAACAAGGTGCGGAATTGGCGATTGAAACACTGCGCAGCGGCGATGCCTTGGATAAAGTCACTCAACTGGCTACGTTGAGTCATAAGGAGTAA
- a CDS encoding septation protein A, with protein sequence MKQLLDFIPLIIFFAVYKLHDIYAATGALMATTLLQMIVLWFMYKKLERSQLITLALVLVFGAMTLFFHNENFIKWKVTVLYAAFGSALWVSQFLFQQPLLKKMLGKELVLPNTVWNRINFSWGLFFWILGALNVYIAFYLPTEIWVDFKVFGVLGLMLVSTVLTGVYIYRYLPSNNQQEQDKE encoded by the coding sequence ATGAAACAGCTGCTCGATTTCATCCCTCTCATTATCTTTTTTGCCGTCTATAAACTACACGATATTTATGCCGCTACCGGTGCCTTGATGGCAACCACCTTGCTGCAAATGATTGTGCTCTGGTTTATGTATAAAAAACTGGAGCGCAGTCAGTTAATTACGTTGGCATTAGTATTGGTTTTTGGTGCAATGACCCTGTTTTTCCACAATGAAAACTTCATTAAATGGAAGGTCACTGTACTGTATGCTGCCTTCGGCTCTGCTTTGTGGGTCAGTCAATTTTTGTTCCAGCAACCACTGCTGAAAAAAATGTTAGGCAAAGAATTGGTGCTGCCAAATACCGTCTGGAACCGCATTAATTTCTCATGGGGGCTGTTTTTCTGGATTTTAGGCGCGTTAAACGTTTATATCGCTTTCTATCTGCCCACCGAGATCTGGGTCGATTTTAAGGTATTCGGTGTTTTAGGTCTGATGCTGGTCAGCACAGTGCTCACTGGTGTTTATATTTACCGTTACCTGCCTTCGAATAACCAACAAGAACAGGATAAGGAATAG